A single window of Elgaria multicarinata webbii isolate HBS135686 ecotype San Diego chromosome 17, rElgMul1.1.pri, whole genome shotgun sequence DNA harbors:
- the LOC134409942 gene encoding parvalbumin beta-like: protein MALAGLLSEAEISAGLQSCQAADSFSCKTFFAKTGLNVKTKEDLAKVFGVIDQDKSGFIEEEELFKFLQNFKNGARLLTDKETKEFLAKGDTDGDGKIGVDEFITLVKC from the exons ATGGCACTCGCTGGACTGCTGAGTGAAGCAGAAATCTCGGCTGGCTTGCAAAGCTGCCAAG CTGCTGACTCCTTCAGTTGCAAGACCTTTTTTGCCAAGACGGGTCTGAACGTCAAAACTAAAGAGGATCTGGCCAAGGTATTTGGAGTCATTGACCAGGACAAGAGTGGATTCATTGAGGAAGAAGAGCTATT CAAATTcctgcaaaattttaaaaacggAGCCCGACTTTTGACTGATAAGGAGACCAAGGAATTCCTGGCCAAAGGTGACACTGATGGAGACGGCAAAATTGGAGTGGACG